TCGTAATCCGGCTATTAACACCTTGTCGATTCCGGCGCTCATGGCAACCGGGGCTCTGCATCACTACCTCATTGAGCGTGGTTTGCGCTGTGATACCAACCTGTTGGTTGAAACGGGTTCAGCCCGAGACTCACATCAAGTTGCCGCATTGATTGGCTACGGGGCGACAGCGGTATTCCCCTACCTTGCCTACGCAATAATTGATGACATGGTGGCCAGTGATGACGTGCTCGTAGAGCGTGAGCGCGGTTACAAGAATTACGAAAAAGGAATTAACAAAGGGCTGCTCAAGATTCTCTCGAAGATGGGTATCTCTACCATTAACTCTTATCGCGGCGCGCAGCTATTTGAGGCTGTTGGTTTGTCTTCCGATGTTATTGAGCTGTGTTTCAAAGGCACCTCAAGCCGCATCGAGGGTGCCGGTTTCGGTGAGATAGAGTCTGATCTAAAAGCGCTATCAAAGCGCGCTTGGAAGGCGCGTTTAGGGCTCGACGCAGGTGGCCTACTCAAGTACGTTCACGGTGGCGAGTACCACGCGTTTAACCCGGATGTGGTCATGGCGCTTCAAGTCGCCGTGAAATCAGGAGACTATGCTGATTGGGAAAAATACGCAGCGCTCGTGAATGACCGACCTGTTGCGACCTTACGTGATCTCCTTCGTATCAAGCCGCAAGCTGCTATCGACCTCAATGAAGTTGAGCCATGGGAAGCCATTGTGAAGCGCTTCGATTCGGCAGGTATGAGCTTAGGTGCGCTTTCACCCGAGGCGCACGAAGCCTTAGCGGTGGCGATGAATCGCCTAGGTGGCCGATCAAACTCAGGTGAAGGTGGCGAAGATCCGGTTCGCTACGGTACTGAGAAAGTCTCGAAGATTAAGCAAGTCGCGTCTGGACGTTTCGGTGTTACCGCTGCGTACCTGCGCAGTGCGGAAGTTATTCAGATTAAGGTGGCTCAGGGCGCTAAGCCTGGAGAAGGTGGTCAGCTGCCCGGTGGTAAAGTGAACGCGCTCATAGCCCGTCTCCGCTACTCGGTTCCGGGTGTCACGCTTATTTCGCCGCCACCGCATCATGATATTTATTCCATTGAAGATTTAGCTCAGTTGATCTTTGACCTGAAACAGGTGAATCCAAATGCTTTGATCTCGGTGAAGTTGGTTTCCGAACCGGGGGTTGGCACCATCGCTGCAGGGGTTGCGAAGGCCTACGCGGATCTCATTACCATCTCAGGCTACGATGGCGGTACCGCGGCTTCGCCGTTGACCTCAATTCGCCATGCAGGGTCTCCGTGGGAGTTGGGTTTAGCGGAAGCACATCAGATGCTCCGCGCGAATGATCTTCGAGCAAAGGTCCGCGTACAAACTGACGGCGGCCTTAAAACTGGTCTTGATGTGATTAAAGCGGCCATCTTGGGTGCGGAGAGCTTTGGCTTTGGTACCGCGCCAATGGTTGCTCTGGGTTGTAAGTATCTGCGTATTTGCCACCTTAATAACTGTGCAACGGGTGTTGCCACACAGAATGAACAGCTTCGCGAAGATCATTTCAGCGGCACCGTTGAAAACGCCATGAACTTCTTCAAATTCGTTGCGATAGAAACTCGTGTTTTACTGGCGCAACTTGGTTTGCGCTCAATGAACGAGCTAATCGGTCGTGTCGATTTGCTCGAGCGCACGGACACTGACATGCCGAAGCGCGCAGGGCTCGATCTATCGCCTCTTATCCATAGCGATGAATTCCTTGAATCGAAGCCGCAATATTGTGAAGTTGAAAGTAACGACCCCTACGATAAGGCTGAGTTAGCCGAACAAATGGTTCGCGATACACTTTCGGCCATTGAAACAGCTCAAGGTGGCGAGTACCACTACGATGTGGACAACGAAGATCGCTCTATTGGCGCTCGAGTCTCAGGCGAGATTGCGGTGCGCTATGGCGATAAAGGCCTGCCGAATGAACCGTTAGTATTGAATCTCAAAGGTGTTGCGGGGCAATCACTTGGAGTATTTAACTCGGCCGGGTTACATATCAATCTTGAAGGCGACGCCAACGATTATGTCGGCAAGGGCATGTCAGGCGGGCGCGTGAGCATCCGTCCAGCGTCGGGATCACGTTTCGTCGCCAAAGATACCTCAATTGTCGGCAACACTTGTTTGTATGGCGCGACGGGCGGCGAGTTATTCGCTGCTGGCCAGGCTGGTGAACGATTTGCGGTCCGTAACTCGGGCGCGACAGTTGTGGTTGAAGGCGCGGGCGATCATTGCTGTGAGTACATGACAGGCGGGCAGGTCGTTGTCTTGGGGCAGACAGGGTATAACTTCGGTGCGGGTATGACCGGCGGAGTTGGTTTCGTGTTGGACCTAGAGGATAACTTCCCGCACCGCTACAACCGCGAGCTCGTGGAGATTCGTCGCTTGTTCGGCGCGGCGTTCGAAGAATACCGAGTGCATCTGCGCGAGTTGATTCAAAAGCACGTTGATAGCACCGGCTCAACGTGGGGTAAAGAAGTGCTAGATAACTTCGATCGATATATTAGCCACTTCTGGTTAGTGAAGCCAAAGGCAGCAGCTGTGGACGATTTGTTGAGTCAAATTCGTACCCGACCAGAGTGAGGATACGGTAATGAATAAGCGTTTAAATAATGATTTCCAGTTTCTGGATGTAGATCGTAAAGATCCAAAAAAAATTGCCCTTAATTCCCGTCAGGCGGACTTTGTAGAGATCTATGAGCCGTTTGAAGAAAAACAAGCGGCGTCTCAATCTCATCGCTGCTTAGATTGCGGTAATCCCTACTGCGAATGGAAATGCCCTGTGCATAACTACATTCCAAACTGGTTACGCTTGGTGTCGGAAGGAAAAATCTTCGAAGCGGCGGATCTTTGTCATGAGACTAACTCACTGCCGGAAGTCTGTGGGCGAGTTTGCCCTCAGGACAGGCTCTGTGAAGGCGCTTGTACCTTAAATGACGAGTTTGGTGCGGTGACGATTGGTAACGTCGAGAAGTACATTACCGATACGGCCTTTGCCCTAGGTTGGCGTCCAGATCTCTCGGCACGAGTCATGACCGATAAGCGTGTGGCAATTATCGGCGCTGGCCCAGCAGGGCTCGCTTGTGCCGACGTACTTGTTCGCAACGGCGTGACGCCAGTGGTCTTTGATAAGTATCCTGAAATCGGCGGCCTCCTCACGTTTGGTATTCCTGAGTTCAAACTAGAAAAGCGAGTGTTGAGCCAGCGTCGTGAAGTGTTTGAAGAGATGGGCGTTGAGTTTAAGCTCAATACCGAAGTTGGCAAAGATGTTGACTTCGCCGAGCTCATTCAAGAGTTTGACGCCGTGTTCCTTGGCATGGGTACTTACACTTCTATGCGCGGCGGTTTCCCTGGTGAAGATAAGCAAGGCGTCTACGACGCGTTGCCGTTCTTGATCTCAAACGTCAACCGCAATCAGGGCTGGGAAGCGTCCGCCGATGACTTTATTTCGGTAGCGGGTAAGCGGGTAGTCGTACTTGGCGGCGGTGATACCGCGATGGACTGTAATCGCACGTCAATTCGCCAACAGGCTGACGCGGTGAGCTGTGTTTACCGCCGTGATGAAGCCAACATGCCGGGTTCACGGCGCGAAGTAGCGAATGCAAAAGAAGAAGGCGTTCAGTTTCTCTTTAACCGTCAGCCAATTGAAATTGTTGGCGATGATCACGTTGAAGGGATTAAAGTGGTTGAGACCGCCCTAGGCGAGCCGGATGAAAATGGTCGTCGTCGACCAGAGCCCATTGAAGGCTCCGAGCAAATCATCCCCGCCGACATTGTCTTAGTTGCGTTTGGCTTTCAGCCAAGTCCAGCGCCTTGGTTCGCCGATTACGGGATTGAGCTGAACAGTTGGAATGGTGTTGTGGCGCCGGCCGAAGGCAACTTTGCCTATCAGACAACTAATGAGAAAGTCTTCGCGGGAGGTGATATGGTCCGTGGTTCTGATCTGGTTGTGACGGCCGTAGATGAAGGTCGCAAGGCCGCGGCCGGAATCATGGATTACCTCGACGTATAGTATTCAGGGCTTTTTTACTTCACAGGCTTTCTGTTGGCGACGTTTTGTACGACAATAGGCGCCTGTGAAGAAGGAGCCCTTATGTCATTCCCCGAATTAAAGAACGATCGATTTCTCCGCGCGCTAAATCGCGAGCCTGTAGACCGCACGCCTATTTGGATGATGCGCCAGGCGGGCAGATATCTGCCTGAGTACCGTGCTACTCGTGCGCAAGCCGGGGATTTCATGAGTCTTTGCAAGAACACTGAGCTTGCTACGGAAGTGACCCTTCAACCTCTTCGGCGCTACCCCGCTGATGCGGCGATTCTATTCTCGGATATTCTCACCATTCCCGATGCGATGGGGCTTGGTCTCTATTTCGAAACCGGCGAAGGCCCGCGCTTTCGAAAGGTCGTTCGAACCGAAGCTGACGTCGCCGCACTCCCCGTGGTCAATACCCAAAAAGATCTTAGTTATGTGACGGATGCGGTAACGTCTATCCGCCATGCTTTGGCTGGTGACGTGCCACTCATAGGTTTCTCAGGTAGCCCTTGGACGCTGGCGACATACATGGTTGAGGGCGGGTCGTCTAAGGACTTCCGCAACCTTAAAAGCATGATGTATCGTACGCCTGAGCTACTGCACGCCATGCTCGACAAGCTGGCGCTATCAGTGATTGACTATTTGAATGCGCAGATCGATGCGGGCGCACAAGCCGTTCAGATCTTCGATTCGTGGGGTGGCGCGCTATCCGATGATGCCTATCAAAAATTTAGCCTCTTCTATATGAAGAAGATTGTTGCGGGTCTAAAGCGTGAATCAGAGGGTCGTAAGGTTCCCGTTATTCTCTTCACCAAAGGTGGAGGTCAATGGCTTGAGGTTATGGCCGATTCAGGTTGCGATGCGTTGGGCTTAGATTGGACCACGCCAATCAATCAGGCGCGGGAGCGAGTTGGTCACCGTGTTGCCCTTCAGGGGAATATGGACCCTGCAGTCCTCTATTCTGAGTCGGCACAGATCCGTGCGGAGGTGAAGCGAATTCTTGATCAGTTTGGTGATCATCCTGGTCATGTTTTCAATTTAGGGCATGGCATTACCCCGCATGTAAAACCTGATGCGGTTAAAGCGTTTTTTGATGCGGTTGTGGACTTGTCATCTCGCTAACAGAACGGTAATGTTAACTAGATCACATTCACGAATTGGCCAACCGTCAAATTGTGACACTAGTCCGAGCGATTCCTGAAATTAGGATTACATTTACAAGGACTGGAGCAATTCAGTACTTAATGCAGTTGGTAAAGAGATAATAAAATGGGTTTAAAGCAGGTTAAAGTTTTCACCACGGATCTAACGCTGGGCATGTATGTGTCGCGTTTGGATAAGCCGTGGACGCAAACCCCATTTCCGCTTCAGGGTTTCTTTATCAAATCCGCTAACGATATTAAAGAATTAAACTTTCATTGTAAGTATGTCTACATCGACACCGAGAAAGGTCGCGAGCCGATAAACGTCGACCGTAAGCGCGCAGACGCCGCAGCCCCCTCTATGAAAGGAGCGGTAAAGGAAGCGGTTTCAATTACGAACCAATCCATTGATGTTAAGCGTATTCCGGTAGTCCATGACGAATACGCCGAAGTTACACCGCTCAAGAAGGAAGTGATACAAGCGCGGCAGATGCACAAGCATGTGACTGACGCGGTAGAAAAAGTTTACGAGCAGGTTTCGGCCGGCGGTTCACCTAATTTGGCGGGCACGCAAAAGGCGGCTACAGAGATGGTAGATAGCGTCCTCCGTAACCCGGACGCCTTTACTTGGCTATCTCGAATCCGTGACCGAGATGAGCACACGTGGGGTCACTCGGTAAGATCGTCTGTCTGGGCGGTGTTATTTGGGCGTCATATTGGTCTAAAGCGTGAAGAGTTGCAGATTCTAGCAACCGGCGTACTACTGAAGGATGTGGGAAAGATTAAAATCCCGGCGTCAGTGCTAACGGTAGGCAAACGAAATCCCGCGCAAGAAAAGTTATACCGTACGTTCGTTGACCACAGCGTCAATATTCTTCGTTCAATCCCCGAGTTAGATCGTCGAGTTATCAAAGTAGTCGCTAGCCATTGCGAACGACTTGACGGTAGTGGCTTCCCCAATAAGTTAGTTGGCGATAAGATCCCGCTGCTGGCGAAGATAGCAGGACTGGTCACCGTGTACGATGAGATCTCCAATCCACGTGGAACTCGCCAAACCTTATCGCCAAGCAAGGCAATTGGTTGGTTATATAAGGTACGCAATCGTCTCTTTCAAGAGCAGCTTGTGGTCGAGTTTATTCAGGCCATTGGTGTGTATCCAACGGGAACTGTTGTTGAGCTATCAACGGGTGATGTTGGAGTGGTAGTCGAGCAGAACTTCGCGCGTCGTCTTCGCCCGGTAGTAGCTATTGTTCGCAATGCGCTTGGTGAAACTTTGGAAAAAATGAAAATTCTCGATATGAGCAGTGATGCTGAGCTTAAATTGTCGAAGGGTGAGTCACCCATCACCATCAAAGCGGATATTGAGCCCGGAACCATTGATATTGATATTGCCGCCATTCGAGATGGCTATATCAATACTGGCGGCTTTAGCCTTAAAAAGCTTTTTGGCTTTGGCGCATAGTCTCTAGACCGCTTAATAGTTATCTGGAAGTATTAAAAAACCAAAGGCCGAAACGACCTTTGGTTTTTTTGTGCCCCGCTTAAGGCGAACCGCTGGAGTGGATCAGCGCTGATTCAAGGGGGCTGGGTGAGCTAGCGTCTTAAGCATCACTTGATAATTCAGTACTATCATTAAATGCGCCAATCACTTCACCCATGCGAACCGGCGTGCCTGCTGAGAAGCCATCAATCCACTCGCTCGCATCCTTAGGGGTGACCACAATAGCCGTAGAGCCAAGCTTAAAACGCCCCATCTCCGCGCCTTTGGCTAGCTTTACTGAAGGGGAGCGACCCGCCCTGTCAAATTGGCTGACCACAATATCTTTACTCAGCGGGCAAACTTGACCACCCCAGACGGTTTCTATGCCCGCCACAATCATCGCGCCAACTAGAATAAGCGCAACGGGGCCCTTTGGTGTGTCGAATACGCATACTAAGCGTTCGTTACGGGAAAATAGGCCAGGAACCAATTGAGCGGTTACACCGTTCACGGAGAATAGATCTCCCGGAACATAGATGGCTTTACGCAAAGTCCCGCCGAATGGCATGTGCACGCGGTGGTAATCGCGCGGTGATAAGTAAATGGTTGCAAAGCTACCGTTGGCGAAGGTGTCCGTCAGCTCAGGTTGGGCGCCAAGCAGGCTATGAAGACTGAAATATTGCCCCTTGGCCTGCATGAGCTGACCATTTTCAATTTTTCCGCACTCGCTAACTACGCCGTCGGCTGGACTCACCAGGGTATTGTCGCCGGAGTCAATTGGGCGCGCATCGGGC
This DNA window, taken from Umboniibacter marinipuniceus, encodes the following:
- the hemE gene encoding uroporphyrinogen decarboxylase produces the protein MSFPELKNDRFLRALNREPVDRTPIWMMRQAGRYLPEYRATRAQAGDFMSLCKNTELATEVTLQPLRRYPADAAILFSDILTIPDAMGLGLYFETGEGPRFRKVVRTEADVAALPVVNTQKDLSYVTDAVTSIRHALAGDVPLIGFSGSPWTLATYMVEGGSSKDFRNLKSMMYRTPELLHAMLDKLALSVIDYLNAQIDAGAQAVQIFDSWGGALSDDAYQKFSLFYMKKIVAGLKRESEGRKVPVILFTKGGGQWLEVMADSGCDALGLDWTTPINQARERVGHRVALQGNMDPAVLYSESAQIRAEVKRILDQFGDHPGHVFNLGHGITPHVKPDAVKAFFDAVVDLSSR
- a CDS encoding HD-GYP domain-containing protein → MGLKQVKVFTTDLTLGMYVSRLDKPWTQTPFPLQGFFIKSANDIKELNFHCKYVYIDTEKGREPINVDRKRADAAAPSMKGAVKEAVSITNQSIDVKRIPVVHDEYAEVTPLKKEVIQARQMHKHVTDAVEKVYEQVSAGGSPNLAGTQKAATEMVDSVLRNPDAFTWLSRIRDRDEHTWGHSVRSSVWAVLFGRHIGLKREELQILATGVLLKDVGKIKIPASVLTVGKRNPAQEKLYRTFVDHSVNILRSIPELDRRVIKVVASHCERLDGSGFPNKLVGDKIPLLAKIAGLVTVYDEISNPRGTRQTLSPSKAIGWLYKVRNRLFQEQLVVEFIQAIGVYPTGTVVELSTGDVGVVVEQNFARRLRPVVAIVRNALGETLEKMKILDMSSDAELKLSKGESPITIKADIEPGTIDIDIAAIRDGYINTGGFSLKKLFGFGA
- a CDS encoding FAD-dependent oxidoreductase, with the translated sequence MNKRLNNDFQFLDVDRKDPKKIALNSRQADFVEIYEPFEEKQAASQSHRCLDCGNPYCEWKCPVHNYIPNWLRLVSEGKIFEAADLCHETNSLPEVCGRVCPQDRLCEGACTLNDEFGAVTIGNVEKYITDTAFALGWRPDLSARVMTDKRVAIIGAGPAGLACADVLVRNGVTPVVFDKYPEIGGLLTFGIPEFKLEKRVLSQRREVFEEMGVEFKLNTEVGKDVDFAELIQEFDAVFLGMGTYTSMRGGFPGEDKQGVYDALPFLISNVNRNQGWEASADDFISVAGKRVVVLGGGDTAMDCNRTSIRQQADAVSCVYRRDEANMPGSRREVANAKEEGVQFLFNRQPIEIVGDDHVEGIKVVETALGEPDENGRRRPEPIEGSEQIIPADIVLVAFGFQPSPAPWFADYGIELNSWNGVVAPAEGNFAYQTTNEKVFAGGDMVRGSDLVVTAVDEGRKAAAGIMDYLDV
- the asd gene encoding archaetidylserine decarboxylase (Phosphatidylserine decarboxylase is synthesized as a single chain precursor. Generation of the pyruvoyl active site from a Ser is coupled to cleavage of a Gly-Ser bond between the larger (beta) and smaller (alpha chains). It is an integral membrane protein.), giving the protein MSTKLSDQLFVALQHVLPQHTLSRVVGRLAASETPWIKDAFIRNFAKKFDIDMSDAQEQELTAFASFNDFFTRALKPDARPIDSGDNTLVSPADGVVSECGKIENGQLMQAKGQYFSLHSLLGAQPELTDTFANGSFATIYLSPRDYHRVHMPFGGTLRKAIYVPGDLFSVNGVTAQLVPGLFSRNERLVCVFDTPKGPVALILVGAMIVAGIETVWGGQVCPLSKDIVVSQFDRAGRSPSVKLAKGAEMGRFKLGSTAIVVTPKDASEWIDGFSAGTPVRMGEVIGAFNDSTELSSDA
- the gltB gene encoding glutamate synthase large subunit; protein product: MSNGLYNVDEFRDNCGFGLIAHMHGEPSHRLLSTAIESLAAMTHRGGIAADGKTGDGCGLLLQMPDVFMRTVSKEAGFELPERYAVAVVMAAKEASQFAVQESAVNSWITKEGMSVLGWRKLPTNADCLGPIALSSQPDFYHVFIAPNELANDVFNARMLAARRRIHLELAGQTGFYIASMSTGVVSYKGLMMPVDLPNFFCDLQDERLATGICVFHQRFSTNTLPQWHLAQPFRMLAHNGEINTITANRNWAEARLSKFNCELLPEMKEIGPLVNRSGSDSSSLDNMLELLLVGGTELHKAVRMLVPPAWQNLEDMDPDLRAFYEYNSMHMEAWDGPAGLVITDGRYAVCTLDRNGLRPSRWVLTDDNFFTIASEIGVYNYAPESVVAKGRLGPGQILTVDTETGELLRTEDIDKLLKEAAPYRDWLRREAIRLEHLSYDGDLPVVSGDQLSTLQKLHGVSTEERIQVMRPLAEGGQEGVGSMGDDTPMAVLSAKERSIYDYFRQKFAQVTNPPIDPLRESIVMSLETCVGREKSMFTTTADHASRIIMSSPVLTPHKYYTLVRSGFEAHRVFDLDLSYDPTQQTLESALRGLCEKAAQSVRDGFSVTVITDRNPAINTLSIPALMATGALHHYLIERGLRCDTNLLVETGSARDSHQVAALIGYGATAVFPYLAYAIIDDMVASDDVLVERERGYKNYEKGINKGLLKILSKMGISTINSYRGAQLFEAVGLSSDVIELCFKGTSSRIEGAGFGEIESDLKALSKRAWKARLGLDAGGLLKYVHGGEYHAFNPDVVMALQVAVKSGDYADWEKYAALVNDRPVATLRDLLRIKPQAAIDLNEVEPWEAIVKRFDSAGMSLGALSPEAHEALAVAMNRLGGRSNSGEGGEDPVRYGTEKVSKIKQVASGRFGVTAAYLRSAEVIQIKVAQGAKPGEGGQLPGGKVNALIARLRYSVPGVTLISPPPHHDIYSIEDLAQLIFDLKQVNPNALISVKLVSEPGVGTIAAGVAKAYADLITISGYDGGTAASPLTSIRHAGSPWELGLAEAHQMLRANDLRAKVRVQTDGGLKTGLDVIKAAILGAESFGFGTAPMVALGCKYLRICHLNNCATGVATQNEQLREDHFSGTVENAMNFFKFVAIETRVLLAQLGLRSMNELIGRVDLLERTDTDMPKRAGLDLSPLIHSDEFLESKPQYCEVESNDPYDKAELAEQMVRDTLSAIETAQGGEYHYDVDNEDRSIGARVSGEIAVRYGDKGLPNEPLVLNLKGVAGQSLGVFNSAGLHINLEGDANDYVGKGMSGGRVSIRPASGSRFVAKDTSIVGNTCLYGATGGELFAAGQAGERFAVRNSGATVVVEGAGDHCCEYMTGGQVVVLGQTGYNFGAGMTGGVGFVLDLEDNFPHRYNRELVEIRRLFGAAFEEYRVHLRELIQKHVDSTGSTWGKEVLDNFDRYISHFWLVKPKAAAVDDLLSQIRTRPE